The genomic segment AATACTCAGTCGCCGCCCGACTTCGGCAACCGACAACCCGCCATCAACAACAAGGCCGACAGCCTTCTCCTTGAACTTCAACGCTGTTCTAATAGTGAACGTAGTGTTTTTGTTGTGAACATGGTTCCGGGCTGATATCGCATCGTGAGCTATGCGAAACAAAAAAAACTCGTTATATCAATAAGATATATATGTTTTTTGATGTGGCATGGTGGTTGCTCTTATCGCTTGGCGCTTAACAATTCAACGTCTTGTAGCTGGGCCATTTTAATAATGTCCCGTAAAAGTGAGCTGAGAAATTTATCAAGTTGGAGGAATTTTATGGTTGAGTCGGAACTGAGTAGGCAGATTCGTGACGCAGTGCGTGACCTTTGCAAGACTTTTCCAGATGAGTACTGGCGCAAAGTGGATGAGTCGAGGGGGTATCCAGAGGAATTTGTTCAGGCCTTGACCGAGGCAGGTTGGCTAGCTGCGTTGATACCTGAAGAATATGGCGGCTCTGGACTCGGCATAACCGAGGCCTCCATAATTCTTGAGGAAATCAATCGTTCCGGAGGCAATTCTGGCGCCTGTCATGCCCAGATGTACATCATGGGAACCCTTTTGCGGCATGGCTCTGAGGTACAGAAACAGAAATATCTGCCGAAAATTGCCAGCGGGGAATTGCGTCTGCAATCATTCGGCATTACTGAACCCAATACCGGCACCGATACCACAAAACTGAAAACTACTGCCGTACGCAAGGGGGATCATTATGTCGTGAATGGGCAGAAGGTTTGGATTTCACGTGTTCAGCATTCCGACCTGATGCTCCTTTTGGCGCGTACCACTCCCTTGAGCCAAGTGAAGAAAAAAACCGATGGGCTGTCGGTTTTTCTTGTTGACTTGCGGGATGTCAGCGAAAGCGAACTGACCGTCCGCCCGATTCGAAACATGATGAACCATGAGACTAACGAACTGTTTTTCGACAATCTCAAGGTGCCAGCTGAGAATTTGATCGGCGAGGAAGGGAAGGGGTTTCGCTATATTCTGGATGGTATGAACGCTGAGCGTATTCTTATCGCTGCCGAATGCATTGGTGATGGATACTGGTTTGTGGAAAGGGCTTCGGCTTATGCCAAGGAGCGCGTGGTCTTTGGTCGCCCCATCGGACAAAACCAGGGCATCCAGTTCCCTATAGCCCGAGCATATATAAATGTGGAAGCGGCCAATCTGATGCGTTTTCAAGCCGCCAGCCTGTTTGATGCTGGTAGGCCCTGCGGGAAAGAAGCCAATATGGCAAAATTGCTGGCCGCCGATGCTTCTTGGGAAGCTGCTAATGTTGCTATTCAGACACATGGTGGTTTCGGCTTTGCGACCGAATTCGACATCGAACGAAAGTTCCGAGAAACCAAGCTCTATCAGGTTGCGCCGATTTCCACCAATTTGATTCTGTCCTATATCGGTGAGCACGTATTGGGAATGCCGAGGTCATATTAATTATGCGCCCGCTAGAAGGAATAACTGTCGTTACCTTGGAGCACGCTATCGCCGCTCCTTTCGCTACCCGCCAACTTGCCGATCTGGGGGCCAGGGTAGTCAAGGTAGAACGTCCCAAAGTAGGGGATTTCGCCCGGGGTTATGACGAAACTGTTTTGGGGCTGGCCTCCCATTTTGTGTGGGTAAACCGCTCCAAGGAAAGTATGACCCTGAATCTGAAACATCCGCGAGCGAAAGAAATCATGGCAAGACTTCTCCAGGGAGCCGATGTGTTTGTGCAGAATCTTGCGCCTGGGGCGGCCGACCGTCTGGGGTTGGGCACAGACGAGCTCCTGGAGCGCTATCCCCGTTTGATTGTTTGCAATATTTCCGGCTATGGCAATAGCGGTCCTTACCGGGACAAGAAAGCCTATGACCTTTTGATTCAAAGCGAGGCCGGTCTGTTGTCTGTAACGGGGACTCCCGATACCCCGTGCAAGGCCGGGATTTCCATCGCTGATATTGCCGCCGGGATGTATGCCTATTGCGGGATATTGAGCGCTCTTTATAGCCGTGAAAAAACCGGGAAGGGGGCTTCGGTGGAAGTGTCGATGCTGGAAGCGTTGAGTGAATGGATGGGATACCCATTGTACTACAGCCACTACGGGGGCAGCCCTCCAAGACGCACCGGGGCCGCTCACGCAACCATCTTCCCATATGGGCCGTTTCTTTCGGGGGATGGTAAGCAAGTGATGCTGGGGCTGCAAAATGAGCGTGAATGGGCGGTGTTCTGTGAACAGGTACTGATGCGTCCGGAGCTGAAAAACGACCCGCGCTTTGAATCGAATTCAAAGAGAGTTGCAAACGCAGAGGAACTGACTGCCATTATTCATGAGGTTTTTGGGACTCTGAGTGCTCAGCAGGTTGTGGCGCGCTTGGACGCGGCAGCCATCGCCAACGCACGCATAAATGACATGGAAGAAGTTTGGGGCCATCAACAGCTTGCTGCACGAAACCGTTGGCGGCAGGTGCCAAGTCCAGTCGGACCGATTCAGGCTCTACTTCCTCCGTTCTCAATTTCAGGTTTCGAAGCTCGAATGGATGCCATTCCCGATTTGGGGGAGCATACCGATTTAGTGCTGACTGGCATCGGGTACAGCGAAGAAGATATTGTCCAATTGCGAACCGAAAACGTAATCTGAATTCAAATCACAAGGAGTTTGAAAATGGGAGTAAAAGAAGGTTGGAAAGGACGTTTCTTTGAAGATTTCGAAGTTGGGGATATCTATCAGCATCCTCTCGGTAGAACAGTACTAAGTGTGGACAATAGCTGGTTTACTCTCTTGACGCAAAATACCGCCCCCATACATTTTGATCATCACTATTCCGCCCAGACTGAGTTTGGCAAACCATTGGTCGATTCGACCTTCACGCTGGCCTTGGTGACAGGACAAAGTGTGACGGATATTTCACAGAACGTAATGGCAAATCTTGGCTGGGACAATGTTCGCTTGCCCAATCCAGTATTTGAGGGCGACACGATCTATTCACAATCCGAGGTTTTGGAAAAACGTGAGTCGAGGTCACGCAACAATGTAGGTATCGTCAAGGTAAAAACCACCGGGTTCAACCAAAATGGAGTGGTGGTGATCACCTTTGAACGCATATTAATGGTGTATAAGCGGGGATGCGCTCCGCAAATTGCGCGCTTGGCGCCGGAGGAAGGCAAATGAGTGCCCAAGTTGACAAACCAACCCAAATCTTGGCGGAGTTTCTGGCTGAGCTCAAATTCGAAGATCTCCCTGTTGAAGTCGTATCTCGTACCGAGGACCTGTTTCTGGATTGGTTCGGCTCTGCCCTGGCGGGGAAAAAGGCCCGGCAAATTCAAATTCTCGAACAATTTGCCGAAACCATGGGGCCGGCCGACGGCGCAAGCGAAATTTTCGTTTCAAGAAGGCGCTCTTCGCCATATTTTGCGGCTTTAGTCAACGCCGCTTCCTCACATTATGCTGAACAGGATGATGTGCATAACGGATCGGTATTTCATCCTGGGACCGTCGTCTTCCCGGCGGTTGTTGCTGCTGCGCAGCAGCTGGGGAGTTCCGGGCGCGATGTCATCGTTGCGGCGGTCGCTGGATATGAAGCCGGCATCCGGATCGGCGAATCCTTGGGATGTTCTCACTATAAAATTTTTCATACCACCGGAACCGCCGGAACTCTGGCCGCTGCGGCCGGAGTCGCACGTCTGCTGGCAGTTGATGGAGAACGGATGCTGCACGCCCTGGGCTCTGCCGGTACACAGGCTGCCGGGCTTTGGGAATTTTTGCGCGATGCCGCCGATTCCAAGCAGCTGCATACCGCAAAGGCGGCCGCGGACGGGTTGCTCTCCGCCTATATTGCCCGCGACGGTTTTGTCGGTGCGCAGAGGATAATCGAGGGTGAACAGGGGATGGCGGCCGGCATGTCGAAAGATGCTGACCCGAATATGCTTGTAGATCGGTTGGGAACCCGTTGGGCGATCGGAGAAACATCATTCAAGTTTCACGCCAGTTGCCGGCACACTCATCCTGCAGCCGATGCCCTGCTGGAACTGATGTCAAAGTACAAAATCAGGGCGGACGAGATTGACGAAGTTCTGGCCCGTGTACATCGGGGCGCTATAGATGTTCTCGGCCCGGTGACGGACCCGCAAACCGTAC from the Geothermobacter ehrlichii genome contains:
- a CDS encoding CaiB/BaiF CoA transferase family protein, which codes for MRPLEGITVVTLEHAIAAPFATRQLADLGARVVKVERPKVGDFARGYDETVLGLASHFVWVNRSKESMTLNLKHPRAKEIMARLLQGADVFVQNLAPGAADRLGLGTDELLERYPRLIVCNISGYGNSGPYRDKKAYDLLIQSEAGLLSVTGTPDTPCKAGISIADIAAGMYAYCGILSALYSREKTGKGASVEVSMLEALSEWMGYPLYYSHYGGSPPRRTGAAHATIFPYGPFLSGDGKQVMLGLQNEREWAVFCEQVLMRPELKNDPRFESNSKRVANAEELTAIIHEVFGTLSAQQVVARLDAAAIANARINDMEEVWGHQQLAARNRWRQVPSPVGPIQALLPPFSISGFEARMDAIPDLGEHTDLVLTGIGYSEEDIVQLRTENVI
- a CDS encoding MmgE/PrpD family protein yields the protein MSAQVDKPTQILAEFLAELKFEDLPVEVVSRTEDLFLDWFGSALAGKKARQIQILEQFAETMGPADGASEIFVSRRRSSPYFAALVNAASSHYAEQDDVHNGSVFHPGTVVFPAVVAAAQQLGSSGRDVIVAAVAGYEAGIRIGESLGCSHYKIFHTTGTAGTLAAAAGVARLLAVDGERMLHALGSAGTQAAGLWEFLRDAADSKQLHTAKAAADGLLSAYIARDGFVGAQRIIEGEQGMAAGMSKDADPNMLVDRLGTRWAIGETSFKFHASCRHTHPAADALLELMSKYKIRADEIDEVLARVHRGAIDVLGPVTDPQTVHQAKFSMGFVLAMIALKGRAGIEEFNETALRDPAIRSFSQKVKMILDDEVDRAYPKRWLGRVEVVTRDGRRLKMQIDTPKGDPGNTLSRGELEDKAIRLAMFQGGATREEMQDVIARVWRLRDEPNLKNFLMKT
- a CDS encoding MaoC family dehydratase, with the translated sequence MGVKEGWKGRFFEDFEVGDIYQHPLGRTVLSVDNSWFTLLTQNTAPIHFDHHYSAQTEFGKPLVDSTFTLALVTGQSVTDISQNVMANLGWDNVRLPNPVFEGDTIYSQSEVLEKRESRSRNNVGIVKVKTTGFNQNGVVVITFERILMVYKRGCAPQIARLAPEEGK
- a CDS encoding acyl-CoA dehydrogenase family protein; the encoded protein is MVESELSRQIRDAVRDLCKTFPDEYWRKVDESRGYPEEFVQALTEAGWLAALIPEEYGGSGLGITEASIILEEINRSGGNSGACHAQMYIMGTLLRHGSEVQKQKYLPKIASGELRLQSFGITEPNTGTDTTKLKTTAVRKGDHYVVNGQKVWISRVQHSDLMLLLARTTPLSQVKKKTDGLSVFLVDLRDVSESELTVRPIRNMMNHETNELFFDNLKVPAENLIGEEGKGFRYILDGMNAERILIAAECIGDGYWFVERASAYAKERVVFGRPIGQNQGIQFPIARAYINVEAANLMRFQAASLFDAGRPCGKEANMAKLLAADASWEAANVAIQTHGGFGFATEFDIERKFRETKLYQVAPISTNLILSYIGEHVLGMPRSY